The Raphanus sativus cultivar WK10039 unplaced genomic scaffold, ASM80110v3 Scaffold2528, whole genome shotgun sequence sequence CGAATCCCTCTGAGGGTTGTGAAGTAGAGCACAATCTTGTCTTCTGCTCTGGCCTGTGCACTAGAAGACACAGCTTTCTTGTGAGAAGAGACAAGGCTAGGATCGGCTAAACCAGACGAGAGTGATTCTTCAGACAAATGCTTCCGAAGAGGTTGCTTTGGTTTATAAGACAGCGGTACccaaccttcttcttcttcttcctcttgttcGATTCTCACGAGTTCGTAAGATTCGTCGTCCAAGCCGTCCATAAGCTCCCACGTATTGATGACTGAGTCAGGAGAGAGCGAGTCGCGTGAGACGGTTTTGGATCCGTCGAGATCAACGAGGAGGAGAGAACCGTATGTGGTTGATGTGAGGTGGTGAGTGTCGCCTCTTCTTGTCGGTGGAGAAGTAGAAGCGGTTTTCGAAGGAGAAGAACCCATTTTTGAGGTTTAAAAGTTTGTTTCTGGGTTCTTGATTGTCTATGGCAGTTGGAGAAGGAAGGAAGATGGTGAAAATATTTAATGGCGGAAGAAAGATGGTGATGTTGATTTTCCACGACCAATCTtcgatttgattttgattctgTAAGTTgggcaaaatatttttataatctgATTTGTTAAGATTAAAGGCAATaacataaaagaaattaaaataaattgccATTTTCACGTAACCGCaatctttatcatttttattagtaataatTCCTAAACCAACAGGAggaagaaaaatagaaaaaatcgtTAGATAAAATATTGACATACCATTTTCAAAAGATTTTACGATAAATAtgctgaaaaagaaaatattatcaGTTACATTTAGATTATATTCTTGCGTTTCAATAATTTCCTTCatactaaaatttaaatcatggaaaatgtatttaatttcttttgttaaaGTATGAAACCAAATGATTGAGTACCATaactataatatcataataaaccAAGTTAAAGAAATTGAGTACTTCTCAGTAcacaagatatatatatttttttaaaatatagtactatataaaattagtgattcaaataataaatttcaagaTACGACCTCGACGGagtattaagaaaaaattactCTTTAAGTCATTTTATGACTTTGCTATTACACCTAAAACTACATTGCATTTGAGACATATATTATTATGTGTGAAAGACACCAATACCCTTTATTCAGAGACCAAATCATCTTTCTCTTTAACCTTTAGTCATCCAAACAATGGTATTTCTCCTCTAATTTTCCTTTTACCAAATCACGAATCCTAATTCTgcataaaaattcaaatttcagATGTTTACAGAGGCACAAAGACTAAGAACCCTAAGACAGAAACATCTTCATGTTTTCTCTCTCCACAATCACCACCACCATGCTCAGAGTTGTTTTTTCATATGGTCATTCTTCCAAACTGggtttttcttctttgattccACGGCCTTTTTCAGTTGTATCTCAGCCTCGCTCTCATCTCCATCTCCCTTCTCATCATTTTGATATTGCATCTCACTGAAATTAAATATCAGATTGTTATGCTCCCTTATACTATTTCCTATTTGTTGCGATTCTAGTTCCATCTCGAGTTTCTCCAAACCTCTGTACTGGTTCCAGGTTCGTTTTCCCTTCTCTATGTTTCTATCTTACGACAATTCTCATTATCTTTGTTTCTTACTATTGTTGTGTCGATGAGGTGGATGTTTACAGCGTAAAGcttgtccttttttttttgtttttcatcttTTAGATATGCGAAATTTTCATATGGGTTCTGATTGAACATGATCAGTGGATTTCGCATGGACATTAGAAGCAAAGCCAGAGTAAACTGATACTTTGTTTCATCCAAACCCGAGTGAATATGGAAGGTTCTGCTCCTTCGAAGTGTGTAAGATTATATTTGACTGTCGTGTGGTGGTCATATTGTCTCTAGTATCATGTGTTCTTTGCATCCATGCTTCCGTAAATGCAACATTGTCCACAAATCTTTGTCCAAACAATCTTAAAGTAACGACAGCTATGGCGACGAAGCTGTTTTCTCCAGCGTTGTCTTGTCCATGGATACTTCAAGAGATGTAGTACTCCACGATACTGTGAGACGAAACAAAACGAAACAGAGTATCCCCTGTCACTGCCATGGTTGTGGAGCCTCTTAATGCTGCGATTCAGATTCATCAATCATGTAAGCTCATTTAGAAGAAAGTTTTGAGGTTTTTGATATGGTTTTAGTTTAGTAGGCTGTGTTCACACATTTTTTCAAGAAATCCTGTCCACAATACATCTTGTCCACAATACCTTGAACATATGTTTCCCTTGATTAAAAGcttaatgaagatgaagagtTGATTTTTATGGCTTACTAGTTACTACTAATACATCTTATACAGAGATGCTTCattgattaatttatttaatgtgtttagAGATTGAGTAAGCTCAATTTTGATGgtttcatttgtttgttttgaagaaGACAGTAGAAAGCACCGAGAAGACAATCTTGCTCCAGTTTTGATTGtttcgtttgtttgttttgaagaaGACAGTAGAACATATGTTTCTCTATTTTCTATATCTAtgtccacaattttttttacaaaatcttgTCCACAACTTTCGGTTTTCTAtccatatatttttcatattttatgtcCATGTCCAcaatttttttcgttttttgtCCAATAACATAGTTTGTATTGAGATGTACTAAATAGTTAATATGAGCCGTTAGATTGATATTCTTTTTTATGATCGTGTGGT is a genomic window containing:
- the LOC130505724 gene encoding uncharacterized protein At5g39865-like, giving the protein MGSSPSKTASTSPPTRRGDTHHLTSTTYGSLLLVDLDGSKTVSRDSLSPDSVINTWELMDGLDDESYELVRIEQEEEEEEGWVPLSYKPKQPLRKHLSEESLSSGLADPSLVSSHKKAVSSSAQARAEDKIVLYFTTLRGIRKTHEDCCCVRMILRGFQVNVDERDISMDSKFRKELQSIILGGDAEKPVCLPQVFIGGSHVGGVEEIMKLNDSGELAEMLKGFPACESLGACRCCGDARFVPCSNCDGSTKVFEGKHGMFKRCSKCNENGLVRCLECSL